Proteins from one Triticum aestivum cultivar Chinese Spring chromosome 7A, IWGSC CS RefSeq v2.1, whole genome shotgun sequence genomic window:
- the LOC123150199 gene encoding uncharacterized protein: protein MNLATTALNLVNRAVDNPELFEGIFEEATNLLSGLGLKKNSGGPSTPVNEHDNGSPTVPGNNEIDDIDWDDPENESPPVATQEQIDSDNLLARNMEAMFNEADFVGSEVAVIGTPNVATGGENMEQQVASPVGQDTVDEDHINYLLSCMNTCIRWISWIGAMLVVGSGRPGDVTDVDPPCNGLILLGWHDEGHEAQAEASREGVRNSQKKKSWRRIVDVTTNCKPGPAYRREDEDGGEGPASTKRLAAEGGASAARFQQAIMSYLKQCGMECNNNQRSKEHGAGMKAHTDQDSSKGKCGWGDNYPEFVGLSHDEPSKGSIEKFHANMMHCPDTVLKRKWVKHF, encoded by the exons ATGAACCTAGCTACAACAGCTCTGAACTTGGTCAACCGTGCTGTTGACAATCCGGAGTTGTTTGAGG GAATCTTTGAAGAAGCTACAAATCTGCTATCAGGATTGGGCTTGAAAAAAAACAGTGGAG GGCCCTCAACTCCAGTGAATGAACACGACAATGGCAGCCCGACGGTACCTGGCAACAATGAGATTGACGACATTGATTGGGATGATCCTGAGAACGAAAGCCCACCAGTTGCAACACAAGAACAGATTGATAGTGACAACCTCTTAGCTAGGAACATGGAAGCTATGTTCAATGAAGCAG ACTTCGTGGGGAGTGAAGTGGCAGTGATTGGGACACCCAATGTGGCAACAGGAGGCGAGAACATGGAGCAGCAGGTTGCATCTCCTGTGGGGCAAGACACGGTTGATGAAGACCACATAAATTACCTGCTATCATGTATGAACACTTGCATCCGATGGATTTCATGGATTGGAG CAATGTTGGTAGTTGGAAGCGGGAGGCCCGGCGATGTTACAGACGTTGATCCTCCATGCAATGGACTGATACTACTGGGTTGGCATGATGAAGGCCACGAAGCACAAGCTGAGGCTAGCAGGGAGGGGGTACGTAATAGCCAGAAGAAGAAATCCTGGAGACGGATTGTGGATGTTACGACGAATTGTAAACCTGGCCCAGCATACCGTAGGGAAGACGAAG ACGGGGGTGAAGGACCTGCTTCGACAAAGAGACTAGCTGCTGAAGGAGGTGCCTCTGCAGCCAGATTCCAGCAGGCTATTATGAGCTATCTGAAACAATGTGGGATGGAGTGCAATAATAACCAGCGGAGCAAGGAGCATGGGGCTGGGATGAAGGCACATACTGATCAAGATAGCTCAAAGGGTAAATGCGGTTGGGGGGACAATTACCCAGAATTTGTTGGTCTATCCCATGATGAACCGTCGAAGGGGAGTATTGAGAAGTTCCATGCTAACATGATGCATTGCCCCGATACAGTACTGAAAAG GAAATGGGTGAAGCACTTCTAG
- the LOC123150198 gene encoding uncharacterized protein isoform X2, producing the protein MQTSETRRMFVMCDTRFSTQFLRLPPPSNCQGLGQLHALRKLPQQNLLVLVTDEITMIMKQQNASSIRRLTEASNAIQVVLSQAKNALQSDMLNYSERILKSISDRCLCCRTRGFAECHASGVTTAKNVRFSTPVAQRIQGHRLDLSDGEAMSPLIQGGSSRKRNASNEDSASASKKSISESSIVINYFKDTVRKVAQMYADLPANTTVTVFGQTQGKLSKRKYIFQHGFATNPWECGVLPLPPHAETIDMIVAHFSNLTDSDLQRHYVIHHSPRLVRVTGFAMFHQLIGSRSLDHELASIICRRYTQSNMEANRECPYLNWRHNMEPEFATIVLSDHDYVNNISI; encoded by the exons GGGACAACTCCACGCTCTACGAAAACTCCCACAACAGAATCTCCTTGTCCTG GTGACTGATGAGATAACCATGATCATGAAACAACAGAATGCTAGCTCAATTAGGCGTTTGACAGAAGCATCCAATGCCATCCAAGTGGTTCTATCACAGGCAAAAAATGCATTGCAGTCAGATATGCTCAACTATTCAGAGAGAATTCTGAAATCAATTTCAGACCGTTGCCTTTGCTGCCGTACGCGAGGGTTCGCAGAGTGTCATGCATCAG GTGTCACTACTGCCAAGAATGTACGTTTCAGCACTCCTGTTGCACAAAGAATCCAGGGGCACAGGCTTGATTTGTCTGATGGAGAAG CTATGTCACCGCTTATCCAGGGTGGATCATCAAGGAAACGAAACGCAAGCAATGAGGACTCCGCATCCGCAAGCAAAAAATCGATTTCAGAATCATCCATTGTGATTAACTACTTCAAAGACACCGTTCGCAAAGTTGCACAAATGTATGCTGATCTCCCAGCGAACACAACCGTTACCGTGTTTGGCCAAACCCAGGGGAAACTTTCAAAGAGGAAGTACATTTTTCAGCATGGTTTTGCAACAAATCCATGGGAGTGTGGAGTTTTACCACTACCACCGCACGCTGAAACCATAGATATGATAGTTGCACACTTCTCCAACTTAACTGATAGCGATCTTCAGAG GCATTATGTTATCCACCACTCCCCCAGACTTGTCCGCGTTACAGGGTTTGCTATGTTTCATCAGCTCATTGGCAGTCGAAGTCTCGATCACGAACTTGCTTCCATTATATGTAGAAGGTACACTCAGTCAAATATGGAAGCCAATAGGGAATGTCCGTACCTCAACTGGAGGCACAACATGGAACCGGAGTTTGCG ACAATTGTACTGTCTGACCACGACTATGTGAACAACATTTCGATTTAG